The genomic region TGCGCAACCGGCCGGGGCATATCGCGGCGATCCTCGCGATCCTTTCGACTGATCGATGTCTCGTCACGCTCAATCCGCTGCTGCCGGATGCAAAGCTTTTCGACGACGTGCGCGGATTGGATCTGCCCGTCATCGTGGCAGACGAAGAGGATATCGCGCGTGCCGGATTCCTCAATGCGGTTGCCTTGGCCGGCAGCGCGGTGATTGCGATCGACGGACGGCTAGAAGGCGTGCGGGTGCTTGATGCTCACGCCCAGCCGCGAATGCCGATCCGCACCGCGCCGGGGATAGCGATCGAGATGCTGACGAGCGGCACGACGGGTGCACCGAAGCGCGTGCCACTGAGCCGCGTGGCCTTCGATGCGAGCTTTGCCGGTTTCACGAGCTATGAGCGCGGAAGATCATTCGAGGATCGGCCGCAATTGCGCTCGGGCGTGGTGATGGTCACCAACCCCCTGACGCATATCGGTGGTATCTATGGCTGCATCGGCGCACTGATGGCGGGGCGCCGGATCGCGCTGCTCGAGAAATTCTCGGTCGCCGATTGGGTGGACGCCGTCCGTCGCAACCGGCCGAAGGTGGCCCCCGCCGTACCCTCAGCAGTGCGAATGCTGCTCGAAGCGAATGTCGACCCAGCGGATCTTGCCAGCCTCTCCGCGATGATAAGCGGCACTGCGCCGCTTCCGCCGGAACTGGTGGACGCATTTTACGAGAAATACGGCGTACCGATCCTCGGCAATTATGGCGCGACTGAGTTCGCCGGCGCGGTCGCTGGATGGACGATCGATGATTTTCGCGCGCACTGGCGTGACAAGCGTGGGTCGGTAGGCCGCGTCCATGGCAATGTCGCCGCCCGGGTAGTGGACGCCGGGACCGGGGTCGAACTGCCGCATGGCACTGAGGGGCTGCTCGAACTCAAGGGGGATCAACTCGGGCCGTCCTATGCGATGGATGGCGATCGCTGGCTGCGCACCACCGACCGGGCGATGCTCGATGCCGACGGTTTCCTTTATATCCGCGGCCGCGCCGACAATGCGATCATCCGAGGTGGTTTCAAGGTTCATCCCGACGATGTCGCGGCGGTGCTCAACCAGCATCCCGCGATCCGTGAGGCTGCGGTCGTAGGCGTGCCGGACGAAAGGCTGGGGGCCGTACCCGCTGCGGCGGTGATCCTGAAAGAGGATGCGGAAGAACCCGACGTAGCGGTATTCAGGAACTGGCTCCGGGAGCGGCTCATTCCATATCAGGTTCCGGTCCATATCCGGTTCGTTGCTGATTTTCCGCGTACACCGTCGATGAAACCTTCAACGCCCGGCCTTCAGAAGCTTTTCCGCGCGTGATCCGTCGACCGGCGAGGCAGAACGCGGAATGAGAGTTTTTTATCTTTGGCGGCGGGGGACTGATCGGGGGGATGCGGCGCGCGCAGTGGTCGCGAGCGGGCACACCAGCGTCAGTCTCGCATGCGGCGGAAACCACGAAATCGCTTGGGATGATTATCTCCATCTCTCGGTTTTTTCCGACATCGGATAGGGAAGCTCGCGGTTAATTTCATTGCTTAGAAATGGCAATTTCGGTAAGGTAATTACCTAATGATAGGGACTAAATGACTAGATTGGCCGCAGCCGTCCCGTTCTCGACGAGGCGCATGGTCGGTGACGAAGAGTTAAGTTGATGCCGGACCGAAGCGTGATCGCGGCTGATGAAGGTCGCTTCGCGAAGCTGACCGAGCGGCAGAAAAGGTATCTCCGTCACGTATTCCAGCACCGCACCTCCGACGAGATCGCGCATTTCGAGCGAGTAAGTGCGCGTGCTGTCGACAAGCAACTCTTGCTCGCGAAAGGTGCGCTCGGTGCAACGAGTCGGTTCGAAGCGGCGAGGATGTTTGCCGAGTTCGAGGCGGGGGTAGAAAGATTCTACCCTGCAAGCGTTGCACCTACCCGGCCCGAGTTCTGGCCGCTTCCATTGCCGCTGCCGACCAAGCGGGCGGCGCTGAACATCCTGTCGTGGCGGCAGGTTCTGGCATGGGGTGGGATCATCGCGATCGCCACTCCGATCGCCCTGACCGTCGCCGCCATGGTAATCATCGCCCTCTCGCTCCTGATCGGCGTCAACCCGAAATGACGGCGCCGAGGCGCCGGCGGAGGAGCATATGGATAAGCTGATAAAGACAAGCAGGGTCGTCGCAACCGAGCTGCGCAGGGCGGAGCGGTCGATCAATCTGGCGCAGCGCGACGTCGCGCAGTTCCTGCTGACGACGCTGGATGCGACCGAGGCGCACGGTCTGTCGCCGGCGATGTCCCAGCGCACGGTGCGGGCGACGGTCGGGGCGCTGGCCGCCCTTGCCGAAGGCCAGGGGCAGATGGCGATCCGCGCGCATCTCAGCGCGGAACGCGCGGGACGGGATCTCGGTCTCGATGTCACCGCCTGGGGTGCTGGTGCGCCAAAGCCTTCGTTCGCGACAATCGAGGAAGCCGAGGTCGCGTGAGCCGGGGGCGATCGGGCAGATGAATACGGGATGGCTTCTCGCAGCGATATACAATGTGGTGCTGTTCGGCGTGTGTGGCTGGGCGTTGCTGCGCGGAGGCCGTCCCGAGCGTATCGGGGCCGTGATCAACCTGCTCGCGTCATGCGTAACGACCGCATTGCGGTTGATCGACGCGCACTTCTATGCCCCGGCGGAGGTCGTGGTTCTGGCGATCGATCTGGGCGTCGCTGCCGGCTTCTTCTGGCTGGCGATCGCCACCATACGTTTCTGGCCGATCTGGGCATTTGGATTCGCGCTGGCCAACCTGTTCACCAACGTCGTCGGCCCCTGGATTCCGCGCACGCCGCTTTTTGCCTATCTTACCGGCCTCGGAATCTATGCGTACCTTGCTTTGGGTGCGCTGCTCCTGGGCACGCTTCGCTTGCCGCGTTCTGCGCAAGCCTGGCTGCGGCGCGGCATGCGCCGCGATCTGATATCGAACAACCGCGGCTCGAATTCTGACTGCCCTTCGCCCCCTTCGACAAAGAACGACCTGACGCTCGACGTGACAATTGACGCGGCCGGTCCCGGAAAATGAAAGGCGTGCCTCGGAGCTTGCGGGTTGGATACGCGCCCACGGCCGTAGCAGCGGAATATGCGTATCGAATTGACGGAAAGGCTTGGTGAAGGGATTCTGTCCGCTGGATCGGCAGATGATCTGCATGAGGCATTGTTGCGGTCAGTGCAGGAAATGGGCTTCAACCATTTCGCTCTGTCCATGGAGATCGGCTGTGGTGGCGAGGCCGGTACATCGGTTCTCATCCATGATTACCCGGCGTCCTGGGCTGACGTGTATGTCGGCTTCAATCTTGGCGCGACCGACCCGATCCGGCGAGCAGCGGAGCATAGCCTGATAGGTTTTTGCTGGAATAAGGTTTCGACATTGATCCCGGTCAGCGATCTGGAGCGGGCGATGTTCGAGACCGGACAGCGTCATGGAATCGCCGATGGCTATACCGTTCCTCGGCATTTGCCCGGCGAGGTGACGGCATCGTGCAGTTTCGTGACCAGCCCCGGCGGCGGACTTCCGGAATCGATGCTGCTGGTCGCGGAATTGATCGGCACCATGGCGATCGCGAGCGCTCGACGCATCGCGGGATGGGCGCCACAAGCCGCCCGTCCGAAACTCACCGATCGTCAACGCGATTGCGTGCTGTGGGCCGCGCGCGGCAAGACCGACTGGGAAATTTCGCGTATTCTGGGCATCAGCCACGACACGGTGATCACGCACCTGAAGGAGGCGCGTGATCGCTATGACGCACGAAAGCGCGCATCGCTCATCCTGTGCGCGTTGTTCGATGGTTTGATCAGCTTCGCCGACATTTTCCGGTGGCGTGAAAAGGTGTGATCGCGCTCGGCTGAGCTGACGACGCCTCTCAGGCGGTGAAGGAGCGCCTCCCCATTTCTTGGGATGGGCGACCGCTCCCGACCGATGCTCTCCTGCGCGCGCGGATGATCCGCGCAGGAGAACGAAATGTTGCGATCGGTTGATGAGAAGGCGGCGATCGACGGGGATACCGCGCTGCGAGCGATGTTCCGGGCGCGGAAGGAGGTCTTTATCGATCTGCTCAAATGGGACCTGCCGGTTCTCGCCGGCGAGTTCGAGGTCGATCAGTTCGATGACCCGGCTGCCGAATACCTGATCCTGCTGGATGGCAGGGGAGGGCATCGCGCCTCGGCGCGCCTGCTGCGGACCGATCGCTCGCATCTGCTCGGCGATCTTTATCCGCATCTCTGCGCCGGTCCGGTTCCGGCGGGGCCGACGATCCGTGAGATCACGCGCTTCTGCCTTGATCGCAATCAGCGCGCAATGGAGCGTCGGAGTGCGCGAAACCAGCTCGTGACCGCTCTGGCCGAGCATGCGCTGGCGAACGGGATCACCGCCTATACCGGGGTCGCTGATGTCGAATGGTTCGATCAGGTGCGTCGGTTCGGATGGGCTTGCGAGGCGCTCGGCCAGCCTGTTCGCCATGGGCGGCAATGGCTGACGGCGCTCCACATCACCATCGACGCAGATACGATCGAGAGCCTGCGTCTGGGCGGCACCTATGAGCCATTGGACTATGCGCTCGCGATGCCGGCGGCGGGAGGCGTCCAATGAACGCGGTCACTTCGTTCGAACGCCATGGCGTCGATTGGTCGGCGCGACTGCTGCGAGACGGATATTGCATCATCCCGGATGCGCTGCCGCGCTCGGTGCTGGGGGCTTTGCAAGCAGATCTTGAGCCTGATTTCCGGGCAACGCCGCTGTGCCAGGGGCGGTTTTATGGGGAGCGCACCAAGCGGTTCGGTGGCCTGCTCCGTCGCTCGGCACGCGCGTCGGCGCTGGTGCTCAACCCGACGATTCTGCACATGGTCGAGACGGTGTTGCGACCAGCCTGTGACAGAATCCAGCTTAACGTCGCGCAGGCGATCGAGATCCACTCCGGCGAGGTTCGCCAGTTCCCGCATCGTGACCATGACATGTGGCAGGGCGAGAAAGGCGCGCACGAATATCTGGTCAATGTGATCTGGCCGCTGACCCCGTTCCGGCGTGAGAATGGAGCGACGCTGATCTATCCCGGCAGTCATGGCCGCGAAGGGATGGCGCGTGAGGATCCCGGCGATCCGATCGCGGCGGAATGCGATCCCGGTGCGGCGATCTGCTTCCTTGGCTCTACCGCCCACGGTGCCGGCGCGAACCTGACGGACCTTCCGCGGCGCGGCATTGTCGTGGGCTATTGTCTGGGCTGGCTCAAACCTTACGAGAATCAGTGGCTCGCTTATCCCCCGGCGATCGCGCGGACCTTCCCTCGCGAACTGGCCGAGCTGGTCGGCTATGTCCAGCATCGCCCCAATCTCGGTAACTACGAAGGCCAATGCCCGTCGATCCTGTTGGGAGATGAGATCCCGGACCGTATCGGGGCAATCGACGCCTTGCGACCCGATCAGGAGGCGATGCTGGCGAATTTCGCGGGCGAGCACGAACCATGAGCCCGGCGCATGTTCTGGAGCCGACCTATGACGCGTTGCGGCGTCGGTTGGTCGCGGGGGATTGGTCACCCAGCTATCGGCTCGAGGCTGCACGCTTGGCGGAGGAACTGGGGGTCAGCATCACACCGGTCCGGGACGCGCTCAATCGGCTGACGGGCGAGCGGCTGGTCGAGTCCGAACCGGGAGAGGGATTTCGCGTTCCGCGACTCGACGGTGCCGATCTCAGGACGACGTTCGCGTGGCATCACCGATTGATGACGATCGCGATCCGGTGGCGCGGCGGGCCGTTTCCGTTGATTGAGATACCGCAAGGCCACGATGGGATCGGAGAGCGCACCGCGCTGCTGTTCGGCTCGATCGCCGCGACGGCGCGTAATGGTGAACTGAACCGCGCGGTCACCCAGACTGCGGCACGTCTCAACCCCTATCGGCAATTGGAGGCAAGAGCGCTCGATGATGTTGAGCTGGAGCTTGCCGCGCTCGAAGCGCTGGCCGGCGGCAGGTCCCGCACCGCCTTGTTGGGGGCGATCGGCGACTATCATGCGCGCCGGAAGGCGGCCGCTGACCGATTGGCTGAACTCGCGCGCGGTGATGCCTCGTGATTTCGCTCGATCCGAAGCGCAGAAATGACCGGGTGGTGACAACGCGCGTTGGATGCACGCGCCGACGCCTTTAGCTCCCGCCTGGACATACGCGCCAGCTACCCGGTCATGCCGTCCGAGGGAGGCCCGGAAGGCATTGAAGATATTGGGTTGGCAGCGGTGACAGGCAAGATGAAGCCATGCCAGATTGGGGAGGATTCCGACCCGAAAACCGCGCCTAAGCTGGCCCTACATCGCACCTTGGTGCTGACCTGTTGCCAGGTCACGGAACGATCGCGATTACCTCCCAGCCAAGAGTGCCGTGCACATAGGCGACTGCATAAGAGTTGTTCGCGCCGGTCCCCATATATTGCATTTTCGCTCGGCCTGAATCATTCTCGTACCGTACCGCGACATTCTGGCAGCCGTGGTGCTTCGACCATAGCCAGGCATTATGAACGGCAGACCCGAACGGTCCGCCGGCCGCATTGAAATCATGGCGCCGATTGTCGCCTGGTCGCGGCATGGCCCTGGGAATGCGGCAGACCGACACCGTTCGGCCTGGACGCCGCCGCGTAAGGCCTTCTTGTGTCTTCCTCGCCTTGCCCGCCCCTGTCTCCCAGCCGGCCGCCGCTGTCGGCGTCGTCTGGTTGCCATAATAGCCGATCCGAATTTGCGGCGGTGGAGGTAGACGCTCCGCCAGTGCCGACACTCGAACAGGTATTTCGCACTGAGCGGGGTCGATTGCTGCGCTATCTCACTCGGCGCATAGGCAGGGATCATGCCCCGGACATGGTCCAGGAAGTCTTCGCGCGCGCAGCCGGCAGCCAGCAGGCGACGCAGCTTGCCAATCCGGTCGCCTTCATCAGACGCATTACCCGCAACATGCTTATCGATAGGGCTCGCCGAAAGGAGGCGAACAAAGTCGTGCTATGTCCATTGGACGATGAACGTCATTTGAGCGCTCCCCCGGAGCAGGGTCTGGCGATAGAAGCGCAAGACCTTCTTCGCATTTACCATGAAGCCGTCGCTCAATTGCCAGAAAAGACTCGTGCGGTTTTCCTGCTGAGTAGAGACCAGCATTTGACGAATCGGCAGATTAGCGAGAAGCTTGGGGTCACGGTGAAGGCCGTCGAATATCACATGACGCGAGCGCTCGCGTATCTCGCGACGGTCGTGGAGGCGCATCGATGACGGGGGAATCAGGGCCGGACAACCACGCGTCGAGCAGGTTGACCAACGACGCGGCGGCATTGGTTCAACGCGTCAGGAGCGACCCTACCGAGGAAAACGTCGCGGCATGCAAAGCCTGGTGCGATCAGGGCGATGAATATCGTAAGGCATTTGCGTCCGTGATGCTTATCGCCCCGTTGTCGGACGAGGTGCGTCGTCGCATCGGGACGATGGTGGGTGAGCGTTTTCCCGCACTGGATGGCTTGCCGAGCGGGAATCACTTTGTACCCGCAGCCAAGCGAGCCACGGCGGGTCCGGGACCGTGGGAGACAACTCGGCCAACGGCCGGGCTGTCGCCACCGCCGCATCGTCGCGTGGGACGTGTAGTTTGGATTGGCGTCGGAGCTGCGGCATCGGCTGCGGTCCTTGCGCTGGCGATTGGCCTCGGTCCCAATCTGTCGACGGAATCTCTACTTTCATCCGCAAGAGCCGAGATCCTTGAAACCGGTCATGGTGCAATTCGATCATATTCTTTGGCCGATGGCAGTGGCGTGACGCTCGATGCCGACACCCGCCTGGAGATTACGATGGATCACGCCCATCGGCACGCTCTGCTCCGTCAGGGTCGCGCCCGTTTCACGGTAAAGTCGGATCGGCGCCCGTTTACCGTCGAAGTTGCAGGTGGCGAAATAGTGGCGGATCAGGGCTCGATCGACGTCCAACTCGATCGAGCCCATCGCGCCGATATCCGTCTTCGTGAGGGCGCGGCCACCGTTCGGTCGGATGGTCAGGACGCGCGCTCGCTCACCATCGGTCAGCCGCTCACCTTCTCGCAGGATAACCCTCGGGCAACGACAGTGGCTTCACCGCCAGCCGATACGCGGGACTGGCCGGCGGGGTGGGTCGAGTATCGGACGGTTTCGTTGGGGGCGCTCATTGCCGAGGCTAACCGGTACTCCAGGGTGCCAATAGTCCTCGACAGTCCCGATCTGGAAACATTGCAGGCGACCGGGCGATTTAAGCTCACTGACACCGACACCTTCGTGTCGCGGATTGCGGAACCGTTCGGACTTCGGGTGAGTCGGCGCAGCGACGGGATTCATCTGAGCCGATAGAACTGCAAAGCGTCCCTAGGGTCAGTTCGGCCCTCTGCGTCAACGTGTGGCCCTGAAGGCGAGCCGAGGGCTCGCAGGCAGGGGACGGATAATGACGGGCGGACGGATTAGTGGTTTCGCGATGCTGATGGCGGGCGCGGTTTTGGTCGGGGCCGCGTCCCCAGCATCAGCTCAGGAGCGGGAGACCTATCAGTTTGATCTTCCGGCGCAGGATCTCGGCGAGGCGTTGCGGGCGGTGGCAGCCAAGGCCGGCTGGGAGCTTTACGCATCTGCCGACGACCTGAATGGGGTCGCGGCGCCAAGCCTTCACGGCACGTTCTCCGCGCGCGAAGCGGTCGAGCGGCTCGTGCGCGGCACCAATTTGGCGGTTCGTTTCGACAAGGGGGCAGTGATTGTCCGGGGGCGATCGGAGGTAGCTGCTGGTAACAGCTCGTCCGAGAAGGACGTTATTGTAACGGGGAGCCGTATCCGTGGAGCGGAGCCGGCGGCGCCAACAATGGCGGTGACGTCAAACGATATGCGCCGTGCGGGTCAGATCGACCTCGGTGAGGCAATGAGAAGCCTCCCGTTCAACTTCGGCGGCGGGCAGAATCCCGGGATCGGGGCCACCCAGGGAGCGGCAAACGAAAATGTGAACGGTGCGTCGTCCGTCAATCTGTATGGTCTTGGCCCCAACGCGACCCTGACGCTCCTGAACGGCATGCGGCTGAGCTACACAGGGGTGAACGCGGCCGTGGACATCAGTTCAATCCCGGCAGCGGCGGTCGACCGGGTTGAGGTCTTGGCCGACGGTGCATCCGCGATCTACGGCTCGGATGCAGTGGCTGGCGTGGTGAACGTCATTCTGCGCCGCAATTATAATGGCGCTTCAATCGATGCTCGTGTGGGAGGGGCGACGGACGGCGGCTATTTCCAGCAGCAATACAATCTGATCGGCGGGAGGACCTGGCGCGGCGGCGGGGCGTTGGCCGTGTACGATTATTCGTCAAACTCGGATATCCGGGCGGGCGAGAGATCCTACACAGCCTCCATGGCGGCGGATTCGACGATCTACCCGCGGCTGTGGCGTCACAATGGCTTGGTGAGCCTGTATCAGAACGTCGGCGAGGCGCTGACAGGCAGCGTTGATGTCTTGTTCAACGATCGTCAACAGGCCTATGTCCAGAGCTTCACCAATCAACCGTACATCAATGCCGGTGCGACCGCGGCGGCGCACACCAGATCTTTTCTGGTCAGTCCTTCGGTCGTTGCCAGGTTGGGCGACGACTGGACCATCCGCCTTATCTCTTCTTACGGAACCGACAGGACCGAAATCAATTCGAACATCTATTTCGGTGGTACGTTCTATGGAACAAGTTATCGGCGATACAATAATGAGAGCTTATCGCTCGAAGCCAGTGCAGAAGGAGCGGTGGTGCAGTTGCCGGCCGGCGCCATTCGGGTTGCCATCGGCGGTGGATATCGGCGCAACGGCATCGATCTCGTCAGCACCACGCTTGGCGTGACCAGCAGGGTTTTTGATCAGCATCGCGTGAACCGGTTCGGCTATGCCGAGGTTTATATTCCGCTGATCTCTCCTGCTCAGGAGTCCGTCATCGGCCGCTCGCTATCGTTCACCGGGGCATTTCGCTACGAATCGAACTCAGGCGTCAGCTCCGTCGGCTTGCCGAAGGCCGGGATCATTTTCGAGCCTTTCGACGGCGTGACGCTCAAAGCAAGCTGGGGGAGGTCGTTCCGCCTGCCTACGCTCTTTCAGCAATATTCGAGCTACTCGGCGGTCCTCTTGCCAACAGCTGGTTATGCGACCGGCTATCCTACGGGGTCGACCTTCATTGCATTGCAGGGTGCTGGTCCGGATATGAAGCCGGAACGGTCGGAAAACTGGACGTTGTCAGCCGAAGTCAGGCCGACCGTCATTCCGGGGTTGACGGGCAGCATCAGCTATTTCCGTTTCAATTATCGGGATCGCATCGCGACACCGATCGTGTCGAGCGTCGGCGCTCTCAATAACCCCATTTACGCTAGCTTGATCACCAGCAACCCATCGCTGGCGTTGCAACAGGCTATCGCGGCTGGCGCCGATATCGGACTCCAGAACGGGACCGGGAAACCCTACGATCCAGGCACGGTAGTCGCCCTCCTTGATGGGCGGGATCGGAATGTCGCCCGAGAGACCTATCGCGGCGTCAATCTCTCGGTGCGATACGCCGTCGGCAGTCTGGATCACCAAAGGGTTGATTTCAGTCTCGATGGTACATGGTTGAACAGCAGCCGGCAGCTTCTGCAGGGACTCGCGGCTGCGGACCTTGCTGGCACGCTGTTCAATCCGCCGCAGTTCCGGGCAAGGATTGGCGTCACCTACTCGACGCAGGTCTTTTCGATATCTGGCTATGCCAATCACGCATCGAGGCTGACTGACAACCGAACGCTGTCCATCTACAGTATCCGTGGACCGTCGACTTTTGATATGGCGACGGTCGTCAAAGCCGGTAGTGGCATCGAGTTCAGCGCGAACATCAATAACATCTTCAACGCCAAGCCGCCCATCATCGTAACGGGGGCTCCGTCTGACACGCCCTTTGACACAACCAACTTTTCGCAAATCGGTCGATTCATTTCGGTCAGTGTCCGCAAGTCCTGGTAAATCCCATGCGGCTAGAAATACTTGCGTGCTGCGTGGCGGCATTCGCTGTCGTGGCGGACTGTGCACTGGCATCCGCAAGATCGCCATCGGGGCATTGGACAATCGACGACATTGTCACGATTCCCGAAGTGATCGACGTCGCGCTCTCCTCTGACGGTCGCTCAGCGGCATACCTCCTGCGCGTCGCTGATATTGGAAAGGATCGACCTGACTTCGAGCTGCACGTGCTGAATATCGGAACTCGCCGGGACCGGATCGTGGCCAGATCAGTCTGGATCGACCGTTTGCGATCAGTGCCAGCTCGTTCATCCTGGAGTATGCTCGCCGACTTCGGAAAGGGGGTGCAACTCTACGAGTTTGAAGACGACGGGCCGCCGCATCCCGTGATCGAGAACCCGGACACGGTGCTGGTGGGGACCGCGGACGGCGCAGAGTTTGGCTACACCGGAACGCTACCCATTCGCTTTGGCGTGACCTTTTATGATTGGTCGCCTGATGGACGGCGGCTGTTCTATTCCACGCTGCATGCCAAGGTGCCGAAGAGGCAGTTGATATTCGATGAGGATGTGGTCGCGGCCGGTGTGCGTCGGCGATGGTCGCCGCAGGTCTCGGTCCAGTTCTTTTTGCGAGAGGGCACCGGCACGCCTTATGCGATTGCCGAGGTCGCCGATACCGACGTGGTCGCGCGGGCACTCGGGGGCCTCCCGGTCTGGGGAGCCGGCTATGTCGAATATGGATTGCAGGCGGACGAAAGTAGCGATCCGTCCGTCGCTCGATATCGATGGTCTTTTGACACTCACAGGGCAAGCCGGGTTTCCGGGTCACCCGATCAAGCGGCGCGAGAGATTACTATTGGCCCGTGGGGCGGCCGACTGGCGATCGAATGGCAAGGAAGCCAGCGGCATTTGCTGGAACGCGTCGGTTCCGAGGTGATCGATTACGGCGCCACCGATCTATCGATTTCCGATCCGCGATCCCCGGGTTCATGGCGTGCTCCAGATGGCGAGTTTTCTGTGGTCGCAGCGAGAAGTCCCGTGGATGGGCGATATAGCCTTTTGCGTGTTGATCGCTCGGGTCGGCAAATGCCGATCGAAACGCGTGGGAGCCTTCGACACTGTGCGTTTCGGTCCGATGCGAGCACCGGGATCTGCGTGCATGAGGGCTTGACTCAGCCTCCCGAACTCGTGGCAGTGTCGAGCCGGACAGGGCGTATCAAGCGTATTCGCTCGATCGCCGCGAAGTACGATCAGCTCCAACCATTTCATGTCGAAAAGCGAACCTTCGTCAATGCGCTTGGTTTTAAGTCCCTCGCGTTCGTCATATTTCCGCGCGGGTACAAACGCGGTCAAAAATATCCAGCGATCATTATCAATCATGGTGGAGATGCTGACGAGCGGTTTGGCTCATTCGACTTGCAATGGAGCTATCCTGTGCAATCGCTCGCCGAGCGCGGGTATGTCGTCATTCTCGCCAACGAGCCGTATCCATCGCAGAGCAAAATGCTCGAGGCGGCAAACAGGACCTGGATCAGTTGCAACGGCGAAATCCCGCCTTCAGAAGTGCAGCGTCAGATATGGCTCAATGCCGTTGAAAGCTTCCGGGCGGTGATCACGACTCTAGCCGCCGAGGGTCTGATAGACGCCGACCGCGTCGGGATCGCTGGATACAGCTACGGATCGCAGCTCACGAATGTTGCCATCACTCAAACCGGGCTGTTCAAGGCTGCCTCAAGCGGGGACGGCGGCTATCTGGAAGTAGCATCCTATCGAAACCATATTTGCGGCTATCGGGCCATCTACGGGGGGCCGCCAAACGATCCTTCAGCACATCGAAACTACGTCGCATTCGCGCCTGCCTATCGTGCGAAGAACTCACGAACGCCGCTTCTCCAGCAGATGGCGGAACCTCATGATGGAGCGGTCGAACTTTACCAGGCGATGCGCGCTGCGGGTGTGCCCACGACCATAACGCTATATCCAGGAGAGGCACCGTCTGCGGACGAAACGCACGTCTTTCACATTCCTTCAAATCAGCGAGCGGCTATGGAGGAGAACATCGAATGGTTCGATTTCTGGCTGCGCGGTATCAGGCCAAGTGGATCAGGCTCGGTCGCGCGGGCGAAAGTCAGCACGGCGAACGCTCAATAGCGTCGGTCATTTTTCTCGCGCTCAAGCCCAGCAGCGCGCCCAAGTCTCCGCAGCCACCAGACCAAGCAGTCGCCGTGGCTGGGCTGGCGTGAAATCGTAGCGTTGCCCGCTGTGAGGATCGGCGGGAATACACGTTACAATTTCATTGTCTGC from Sphingomonas sp. CL5.1 harbors:
- a CDS encoding class I adenylate-forming enzyme family protein gives rise to the protein MALITAKLRAIMALDPQRAEIDFKRQDYSWGDLARTVGAIEAALDTMGLPSEACVGTLLRNRPGHIAAILAILSTDRCLVTLNPLLPDAKLFDDVRGLDLPVIVADEEDIARAGFLNAVALAGSAVIAIDGRLEGVRVLDAHAQPRMPIRTAPGIAIEMLTSGTTGAPKRVPLSRVAFDASFAGFTSYERGRSFEDRPQLRSGVVMVTNPLTHIGGIYGCIGALMAGRRIALLEKFSVADWVDAVRRNRPKVAPAVPSAVRMLLEANVDPADLASLSAMISGTAPLPPELVDAFYEKYGVPILGNYGATEFAGAVAGWTIDDFRAHWRDKRGSVGRVHGNVAARVVDAGTGVELPHGTEGLLELKGDQLGPSYAMDGDRWLRTTDRAMLDADGFLYIRGRADNAIIRGGFKVHPDDVAAVLNQHPAIREAAVVGVPDERLGAVPAAAVILKEDAEEPDVAVFRNWLRERLIPYQVPVHIRFVADFPRTPSMKPSTPGLQKLFRA
- a CDS encoding helix-turn-helix transcriptional regulator, whose translation is MPDRSVIAADEGRFAKLTERQKRYLRHVFQHRTSDEIAHFERVSARAVDKQLLLAKGALGATSRFEAARMFAEFEAGVERFYPASVAPTRPEFWPLPLPLPTKRAALNILSWRQVLAWGGIIAIATPIALTVAAMVIIALSLLIGVNPK
- a CDS encoding LuxR family transcriptional regulator → MRIELTERLGEGILSAGSADDLHEALLRSVQEMGFNHFALSMEIGCGGEAGTSVLIHDYPASWADVYVGFNLGATDPIRRAAEHSLIGFCWNKVSTLIPVSDLERAMFETGQRHGIADGYTVPRHLPGEVTASCSFVTSPGGGLPESMLLVAELIGTMAIASARRIAGWAPQAARPKLTDRQRDCVLWAARGKTDWEISRILGISHDTVITHLKEARDRYDARKRASLILCALFDGLISFADIFRWREKV
- a CDS encoding acyl-homoserine-lactone synthase, translated to MLRSVDEKAAIDGDTALRAMFRARKEVFIDLLKWDLPVLAGEFEVDQFDDPAAEYLILLDGRGGHRASARLLRTDRSHLLGDLYPHLCAGPVPAGPTIREITRFCLDRNQRAMERRSARNQLVTALAEHALANGITAYTGVADVEWFDQVRRFGWACEALGQPVRHGRQWLTALHITIDADTIESLRLGGTYEPLDYALAMPAAGGVQ
- a CDS encoding phytanoyl-CoA dioxygenase family protein, whose translation is MNAVTSFERHGVDWSARLLRDGYCIIPDALPRSVLGALQADLEPDFRATPLCQGRFYGERTKRFGGLLRRSARASALVLNPTILHMVETVLRPACDRIQLNVAQAIEIHSGEVRQFPHRDHDMWQGEKGAHEYLVNVIWPLTPFRRENGATLIYPGSHGREGMAREDPGDPIAAECDPGAAICFLGSTAHGAGANLTDLPRRGIVVGYCLGWLKPYENQWLAYPPAIARTFPRELAELVGYVQHRPNLGNYEGQCPSILLGDEIPDRIGAIDALRPDQEAMLANFAGEHEP
- a CDS encoding GntR family transcriptional regulator; this encodes MSPAHVLEPTYDALRRRLVAGDWSPSYRLEAARLAEELGVSITPVRDALNRLTGERLVESEPGEGFRVPRLDGADLRTTFAWHHRLMTIAIRWRGGPFPLIEIPQGHDGIGERTALLFGSIAATARNGELNRAVTQTAARLNPYRQLEARALDDVELELAALEALAGGRSRTALLGAIGDYHARRKAAADRLAELARGDAS
- a CDS encoding sigma-70 family RNA polymerase sigma factor, giving the protein MPTLEQVFRTERGRLLRYLTRRIGRDHAPDMVQEVFARAAGSQQATQLANPVAFIRRITRNMLIDRARRKEANKVVLCPLDDERHLSAPPEQGLAIEAQDLLRIYHEAVAQLPEKTRAVFLLSRDQHLTNRQISEKLGVTVKAVEYHMTRALAYLATVVEAHR
- a CDS encoding FecR family protein, which codes for MTGESGPDNHASSRLTNDAAALVQRVRSDPTEENVAACKAWCDQGDEYRKAFASVMLIAPLSDEVRRRIGTMVGERFPALDGLPSGNHFVPAAKRATAGPGPWETTRPTAGLSPPPHRRVGRVVWIGVGAAASAAVLALAIGLGPNLSTESLLSSARAEILETGHGAIRSYSLADGSGVTLDADTRLEITMDHAHRHALLRQGRARFTVKSDRRPFTVEVAGGEIVADQGSIDVQLDRAHRADIRLREGAATVRSDGQDARSLTIGQPLTFSQDNPRATTVASPPADTRDWPAGWVEYRTVSLGALIAEANRYSRVPIVLDSPDLETLQATGRFKLTDTDTFVSRIAEPFGLRVSRRSDGIHLSR